One genomic window of Streptococcus mitis includes the following:
- a CDS encoding Rib/alpha-like domain-containing protein: protein MFYKGKHDREKQLRFSIRKVSFGAASVAIAAFMMFIGGGTVQADAIQSNDSSAASVSSNHQQKEYDKKTDNEDRVNTSNLKVSEATSENTESKDVISSTESFNNESRQEEKQFIKADTSKLELAVARVQALLEKTEVNEKTEEVIKSANEELAKAQDLLSNDKVIQGDIDKELSSLNNIDFILKSIPKASIEKKLEKEKENKNQDPRNGKAIPGKGESGFREAVSNSANTISKAIEGPTNNNKLGYGNNPQNGVFESAKEQFGDINFDDAVVSEKKVEKQWSRSTASTGGETKILGRITYKWKEKEITKADADTKNALNGWKIESGEKVTAIKPVDPTNFDTNRPSEFPPKPSKIYDLNGKIPRDNNEQPSDWHPLGVNAANQNYANGVNYSGVVGTHNLPKGYYLELGKKGTKIAKEFNVNGNSRLLLSAITGGAYGVMGTAGTGEKIRITVYDADTNKKISTIEDDNHAGMEESHISVPTGSGGNGDGWTEYRAIYETPKETKRIKVEIEALDDGTAIHNSFLKGDSNRNISVTDGYFVGAVNLTVGTGTEMTTNVKTNNKEGGYGDKKLYKSDQKGELEFTVNSVGGIRLYGHAETEIEVPKGVELDTEITAPKSDWIWFGNVPIHKNNISYDPVGRKLRIKYQTSQKNNGIGPYIGIGSNSNKNDGVRSFRVKFTTSPDYKGTATFKVRTFLPNGLQDAEENKVLNTADVTNENGKYRNTVSGVRNSENPNYYYNKTIYIDSTKPKAPTVETIHTDGVQGNSTNKNQERNLLISIPEEETGLTDPVREKKDVIENDKNNNNKDNQHKLADDEATTEVEKINHAIGGVTSITVTLPNGAKTIKLTKKGDEWYKDSEKLKKVDGKLVLPLTEDINLNEANNALSPDKRIKVTVQDKAGNDSDVAYANVLNEAPTLNVNKDVIYVPKTDVSNKVNTEKLLKQVSDTIVDGKAGIEVADLEDDRDNKETTKPNVSVIDDQVLDTSKPGVYTVTLKATDSEGKDSVEKNDDTDKFDVVVVEGIPQIVSVSDNNIQPDVLKNIDKSQFPDDATFEYKEEVNTSEAGDKNVTVVVKDKAGNKLVEVPATVRVVESYPQYVPVNKEGISPKDSIDPSKFPEGTTFEYKEKPNTGSTGDKDVTVVAKLGTEIVAEIPAKIVVVDSKTQYVAENKENTQPDASKSVDEENYPEGSKFKFKEPVETSKAGDKETTVVVTDKDGNPLVEVPATVVVAKGYPQIVPVSEGNEQPSVKDSIDPDQYPEGSTFEYKEEVNTSEAGDKNVTVVVKDKAGNKLVEVPATVRVVESYPQYVPVNKEGISPKDSIDPSKFPEGTTFEYKEKPNTGSTGDKDVTVVAKLGTEIVAEIPAKIVVVDSKTQYVAENKENTQPDASKSVDEENYPEGSKFKFKEPVETSKAGDKETTVVVTDKDGNPLVEVPATVVVAKGYPQIVPVSEGNEQPSVKDSIDPDQYPEGSTFEYKEEVNTSEAGDKNVTVVVKDKAGNKLVEVPATVRVVESYPQYVPVNKEGISPKDSIDPSKFPEGTTFEYKEKPNTGSTGDKDVTVVAKLGTEIVAEIPAKIVVVDSKTQYVPVDKSNKQPDASKSIDPEQYPDGVTFKYKTPVDTTTPGEKDVIVEAKDGEDKLVEVPAKVKVVEGKEQLIPVNPTEKPQARDSITPSDYPEGSTFEYKVPDGQTEPFDATTVGDKLVTVVVKDKNGNVLVEVPATIKVVEAKPKPIETPVTNTPLTKDDIAKYVKVPEGGKVTNVENVPDLITPGKKTPVKVTVTLPNGKTTTVEVPVNVTPVKGIETPVTKTPLIPDDYTKGITIPEGGKVTNVENIPDLTTPGKKDPVKVTVELPNGKTITVDVPVNVTPVKGIETPVTNTPLTPEDYTKGITIPEGGKVTNVENVPDLTTPGKKTPVKVTVELPNGKTITVDVPVNVTPVKGIETPVTNTPLTPENYTKGITIPEGGKVTNVENVPDLTTPGKKTPVKVTVELPNGKTITVDIPVNVTPVKGIETPVTNTPLTPEDYTKGITIPEGGKVTNVENIPDLTTPGKKTPVKVTVELPNGKTITVDIPVNVTPVKGIETPVTNTPLTPEDYTKGITIPEGGKVTNVENVPDLTTPGKKTPVKVTVELPNGKTITVDVPVNVTPVKGIETPVTNTPLTPENYTKGITIPEGGKVTNVENVPDLTTPGKKTPVKVTVELPNGKTITVDIPVNVTPVKGIETPVTNTPLTPEDYTKGIAIPEGGKVTNVENIPDLTTPGKKTPVKVTVELPNGKTITVDIPVNVTPVKGIETPVTNTPLTPENYTKGITIPEGGKVTNVENVPDLTTPGKKTPVKVTVELPNGKTITVEVPVNVTPATGIETPVTDTPLTPEDIEKHVKVPEGGKIIGVGEIPKVNTPGDKGTVKVKIELPNGKQIEVEVPVKVTPIKDIVKKLGDPITNDDVEKHIQIPEGGKIISIGDKPSTDVPGERPSVPVVIELPGGKRVTVKVPVIVTPKTTPVVVEVGTPITEDMVKKHVDLPEGWKITKVGEIPKTNTPGDKPSVTVEIELPDGRKVTVEVPVKVTPKSNHGNSHGNNGSSTTHIVTRYQDGDGKEISPEENGSHGPKTLEGYEYTGTKTDKNGNVIHIYKKVVTPTRSEQPSSPETPTSPEKPVATPVQTSSTDSKQVAVETTVANDKKELPNTGTEDKAGLASLGLLGMLSAFGLVARKKKED from the coding sequence ATGTTTTATAAAGGTAAACATGATCGTGAAAAACAACTACGTTTTTCTATTCGCAAAGTAAGTTTTGGAGCAGCTTCAGTCGCGATTGCTGCTTTTATGATGTTTATTGGTGGAGGTACTGTTCAGGCAGATGCTATTCAAAGTAATGATAGTAGTGCTGCCTCAGTATCTTCAAATCATCAACAAAAGGAATATGATAAGAAAACAGATAATGAGGATAGAGTTAATACTTCTAATCTTAAGGTATCAGAAGCAACTTCTGAAAATACAGAATCTAAAGATGTTATTTCTTCAACTGAATCTTTTAATAATGAGAGTAGACAAGAGGAAAAACAGTTTATTAAAGCTGATACAAGTAAATTAGAATTAGCTGTTGCTCGTGTTCAAGCGTTACTTGAAAAAACTGAAGTGAATGAAAAAACAGAAGAAGTAATCAAAAGTGCGAATGAAGAATTAGCTAAAGCACAAGACTTATTATCTAATGATAAAGTAATACAGGGAGATATCGACAAAGAATTAAGTTCTCTTAATAATATAGATTTTATTCTTAAAAGTATACCAAAAGCATCCATTGAAAAGAAATTAGAAAAAGAAAAAGAAAACAAAAATCAAGATCCACGAAATGGAAAAGCCATTCCAGGAAAAGGAGAGAGTGGATTTAGAGAAGCTGTATCAAATTCTGCAAATACAATTAGTAAAGCGATAGAAGGACCAACAAATAATAATAAACTGGGTTATGGAAATAATCCCCAAAATGGAGTTTTTGAGAGTGCAAAAGAGCAATTTGGTGATATTAATTTTGATGATGCTGTAGTTAGTGAGAAAAAGGTTGAAAAACAATGGTCAAGAAGTACAGCATCAACTGGTGGTGAAACTAAAATTTTAGGTAGAATAACCTATAAATGGAAGGAAAAAGAAATCACAAAAGCTGATGCTGATACTAAAAATGCATTAAATGGATGGAAAATAGAAAGTGGAGAAAAGGTTACTGCAATTAAGCCAGTAGATCCTACAAATTTTGATACAAATAGACCTTCAGAATTTCCTCCCAAACCTTCGAAGATTTATGATTTAAATGGAAAAATTCCCAGGGATAATAATGAACAACCAAGTGATTGGCATCCATTAGGTGTAAATGCTGCCAATCAAAATTATGCGAATGGTGTTAATTATTCTGGAGTTGTTGGAACTCATAATTTACCTAAAGGATACTATTTAGAACTTGGGAAAAAGGGTACAAAAATTGCAAAAGAGTTTAATGTAAATGGAAATTCTCGGCTATTATTAAGCGCTATTACTGGTGGTGCTTACGGAGTAATGGGGACTGCCGGAACAGGTGAAAAAATAAGAATAACCGTCTATGATGCTGATACTAATAAAAAAATTTCAACAATAGAAGATGATAATCATGCTGGAATGGAAGAATCACATATATCTGTACCTACTGGAAGTGGAGGTAATGGAGATGGTTGGACCGAGTATAGAGCAATTTATGAAACTCCAAAAGAAACAAAACGAATTAAAGTTGAAATCGAAGCTTTGGATGATGGAACTGCTATCCATAATTCTTTTTTGAAAGGTGATAGTAACAGAAATATCTCTGTAACAGATGGATATTTTGTTGGAGCTGTAAATTTAACTGTTGGTACAGGTACCGAAATGACTACTAATGTTAAAACTAATAATAAAGAGGGGGGGTATGGAGATAAGAAACTATATAAATCTGATCAAAAAGGTGAATTAGAGTTTACAGTGAATAGTGTCGGTGGTATAAGACTTTATGGTCATGCAGAAACAGAAATTGAAGTTCCCAAAGGAGTAGAACTAGACACGGAAATTACTGCACCAAAATCAGATTGGATATGGTTTGGGAATGTACCAATTCATAAAAATAATATTTCGTATGATCCTGTAGGAAGAAAATTGCGAATAAAGTATCAAACTTCTCAAAAAAATAATGGTATAGGGCCGTACATAGGAATTGGATCGAATAGTAATAAAAATGATGGAGTTCGTTCTTTCCGAGTAAAATTTACAACATCTCCGGATTATAAAGGGACTGCGACTTTTAAAGTACGAACATTTTTACCTAACGGTTTACAAGATGCTGAGGAGAATAAAGTACTAAATACAGCAGATGTTACAAATGAAAATGGTAAGTATAGAAATACAGTATCTGGTGTAAGAAATTCTGAAAATCCAAACTACTATTATAATAAGACGATTTATATAGATTCAACAAAACCTAAAGCACCAACAGTTGAAACAATACATACCGATGGAGTGCAGGGAAATAGTACTAATAAAAATCAGGAAAGAAACCTCTTGATTTCTATTCCGGAGGAAGAGACAGGCTTAACTGACCCTGTAAGAGAGAAAAAGGATGTTATTGAAAACGATAAGAACAATAATAACAAGGATAATCAGCATAAGTTAGCAGACGATGAAGCTACAACAGAAGTTGAAAAAATTAATCATGCGATTGGTGGTGTAACTAGTATAACAGTAACATTACCAAACGGTGCGAAAACAATTAAATTAACTAAAAAAGGTGATGAATGGTACAAAGATTCTGAAAAATTAAAAAAAGTTGATGGAAAATTAGTATTACCTTTAACAGAAGATATTAATTTAAATGAAGCAAATAATGCTTTATCTCCTGACAAACGTATCAAAGTAACTGTTCAAGATAAAGCAGGAAATGATTCAGATGTTGCTTATGCGAATGTTTTAAATGAAGCTCCAACTTTAAATGTCAATAAAGATGTTATATATGTTCCTAAAACGGATGTGTCTAATAAAGTTAATACTGAAAAACTTTTGAAACAAGTATCAGATACTATTGTTGATGGAAAAGCAGGTATTGAAGTAGCTGATTTAGAAGATGATAGGGATAATAAGGAAACAACAAAACCAAATGTTTCAGTTATTGATGATCAGGTATTAGATACTTCTAAACCAGGTGTCTATACAGTAACTTTAAAGGCTACAGATAGTGAGGGAAAAGACTCAGTTGAAAAAAATGACGATACTGATAAATTTGATGTTGTAGTAGTTGAAGGAATTCCTCAAATTGTATCAGTTAGTGATAACAATATTCAACCAGATGTTCTGAAAAATATAGATAAAAGTCAATTTCCTGATGATGCTACATTTGAATATAAAGAAGAAGTCAATACTTCAGAGGCAGGGGACAAGAATGTTACAGTAGTTGTTAAAGACAAAGCAGGTAATAAACTTGTCGAAGTTCCGGCAACGGTACGGGTGGTAGAAAGTTATCCTCAGTATGTTCCAGTAAACAAAGAAGGTATCTCACCGAAAGATAGTATTGATCCAAGTAAATTCCCAGAAGGAACCACGTTTGAGTATAAAGAAAAACCGAATACTGGTTCCACAGGAGACAAAGATGTAACAGTTGTAGCTAAGCTAGGTACAGAAATAGTTGCAGAGATTCCTGCTAAAATTGTAGTAGTCGATAGTAAGACACAATATGTGGCAGAAAATAAAGAGAATACACAACCAGACGCCTCTAAGAGTGTTGATGAAGAAAATTATCCTGAAGGTTCTAAGTTTAAATTTAAAGAACCAGTTGAAACAAGTAAGGCAGGAGACAAGGAAACAACGGTTGTAGTAACGGATAAAGATGGAAATCCATTAGTTGAAGTTCCAGCAACTGTAGTAGTCGCAAAAGGTTATCCTCAAATTGTTCCAGTTAGTGAAGGGAATGAACAACCTAGTGTCAAAGATAGTATTGATCCAGATCAATATCCAGAAGGTTCAACATTTGAATATAAAGAAGAAGTCAATACTTCAGAGGCAGGGGACAAGAATGTTACAGTAGTTGTTAAAGACAAAGCAGGTAATAAACTTGTCGAAGTTCCGGCAACGGTACGGGTGGTAGAAAGTTATCCTCAGTATGTTCCAGTAAACAAAGAAGGTATCTCACCGAAAGATAGTATTGATCCAAGTAAATTCCCAGAAGGAACCACGTTTGAGTATAAAGAAAAACCGAATACTGGTTCCACAGGAGACAAAGATGTAACAGTTGTAGCTAAGCTAGGTACAGAAATAGTTGCGGAGATTCCTGCTAAAATTGTAGTAGTCGATAGTAAGACACAATATGTGGCAGAAAATAAAGAGAATACACAACCAGACGCCTCTAAGAGTGTTGATGAAGAAAATTATCCTGAAGGTTCTAAGTTTAAATTTAAAGAACCAGTTGAAACAAGTAAGGCAGGAGACAAGGAAACAACGGTTGTAGTAACGGATAAAGATGGAAATCCATTAGTTGAAGTTCCAGCAACTGTAGTAGTCGCAAAAGGTTATCCTCAAATTGTTCCAGTTAGTGAAGGGAATGAACAACCTAGTGTCAAAGATAGTATTGATCCAGATCAATATCCAGAAGGTTCAACATTTGAATATAAAGAAGAAGTCAATACTTCAGAGGCAGGGGACAAGAATGTTACAGTAGTTGTTAAAGACAAAGCAGGTAATAAACTTGTCGAAGTTCCAGCAACGGTACGTGTGGTAGAAAGTTATCCTCAGTATGTTCCAGTAAACAAAGAAGGTATCTCACCGAAAGATAGTATTGATCCAAGTAAATTCCCAGAAGGAACCACGTTTGAGTATAAAGAAAAACCAAATACTGGTTCCACAGGAGACAAAGATGTAACAGTTGTAGCTAAGCTAGGTACAGAAATAGTTGCAGAGATTCCTGCTAAAATTGTAGTAGTCGATAGTAAGACACAATATGTGCCGGTTGATAAATCTAATAAACAACCAGATGCATCTAAGAGTATTGATCCTGAACAATATCCAGATGGAGTAACATTCAAATATAAAACTCCAGTAGATACAACAACACCAGGCGAAAAAGATGTTATTGTAGAAGCAAAAGATGGGGAAGATAAACTTGTAGAAGTTCCTGCTAAGGTGAAAGTAGTGGAAGGCAAGGAACAATTAATTCCTGTAAATCCAACTGAAAAACCACAAGCAAGAGACAGTATTACTCCAAGTGATTATCCAGAAGGTTCAACATTTGAGTACAAAGTTCCAGATGGACAGACTGAACCGTTCGATGCAACAACTGTTGGTGATAAACTAGTAACAGTTGTAGTAAAAGATAAAAATGGAAATGTATTGGTAGAAGTTCCAGCAACGATTAAAGTAGTGGAAGCTAAACCAAAACCAATTGAAACACCAGTGACAAATACACCTTTAACAAAGGATGATATTGCTAAATATGTCAAAGTCCCAGAAGGTGGAAAAGTTACGAATGTAGAAAACGTTCCAGACTTAATAACCCCAGGTAAGAAAACTCCTGTTAAAGTAACTGTTACCTTACCAAATGGTAAAACAACGACAGTAGAGGTTCCAGTTAATGTAACTCCAGTTAAAGGCATTGAAACACCGGTTACGAAGACTCCACTAATCCCAGATGATTACACTAAGGGAATTACCATTCCAGAAGGTGGAAAAGTTACGAATGTTGAGAACATTCCAGACTTAACAACCCCAGGTAAGAAAGATCCTGTTAAAGTAACGGTAGAATTACCAAATGGCAAAACAATTACCGTTGATGTTCCGGTTAATGTAACACCAGTTAAAGGTATCGAAACCCCAGTTACGAATACACCATTAACTCCAGAGGATTACACTAAGGGAATTACCATTCCAGAAGGCGGTAAAGTTACGAATGTAGAAAACGTTCCAGACTTAACAACACCAGGTAAGAAAACTCCAGTTAAAGTAACGGTAGAATTACCAAATGGCAAAACAATTACCGTTGATGTTCCGGTTAATGTAACACCAGTTAAAGGTATCGAAACCCCAGTTACGAATACACCATTAACTCCAGAGAATTACACCAAGGGAATTACCATTCCAGAAGGTGGTAAGGTAACGAATGTAGAAAATGTTCCAGACTTAACAACGCCAGGTAAGAAAACTCCAGTTAAAGTAACGGTAGAATTACCAAATGGCAAAACAATTACTGTTGATATTCCGGTTAATGTAACACCAGTTAAAGGTATCGAAACCCCAGTTACGAATACACCATTAACTCCAGAGGATTACACCAAGGGAATTACCATTCCAGAAGGTGGAAAAGTTACGAATGTTGAGAATATTCCAGACTTAACAACGCCAGGTAAGAAAACTCCAGTTAAAGTAACGGTAGAATTACCAAATGGCAAAACAATTACTGTTGATATTCCGGTTAATGTAACACCAGTTAAAGGTATCGAAACCCCAGTTACGAATACACCATTAACTCCAGAGGATTACACTAAGGGAATTACCATTCCAGAAGGCGGTAAAGTTACGAATGTAGAAAACGTTCCAGACTTAACAACACCAGGTAAGAAAACTCCAGTTAAAGTAACGGTAGAATTACCAAATGGCAAAACAATTACCGTTGATGTTCCGGTTAATGTAACACCAGTTAAAGGTATCGAAACCCCAGTTACGAATACACCATTAACTCCAGAGAATTACACCAAGGGAATTACCATTCCAGAAGGTGGTAAGGTAACGAATGTAGAAAATGTTCCAGACTTAACAACGCCAGGTAAGAAAACTCCAGTTAAAGTAACGGTAGAATTACCAAATGGCAAAACAATTACTGTTGATATTCCGGTTAATGTAACACCAGTTAAAGGTATCGAAACCCCAGTTACGAATACACCATTAACTCCAGAGGATTACACCAAGGGAATTGCCATTCCAGAAGGTGGCAAGGTAACGAATGTTGAGAATATTCCAGACTTAACAACGCCAGGTAAGAAAACTCCAGTTAAAGTAACGGTAGAATTACCAAATGGCAAAACAATTACTGTTGATATTCCGGTTAATGTAACACCAGTTAAAGGTATCGAAACCCCAGTTACGAATACACCATTAACTCCAGAGAATTACACCAAGGGAATTACCATTCCAGAAGGTGGTAAGGTAACGAATGTAGAAAATGTTCCAGACTTAACAACGCCAGGTAAGAAAACTCCAGTTAAAGTAACGGTAGAATTACCAAATGGCAAAACAATTACCGTTGAAGTTCCGGTTAATGTAACGCCAGCTACTGGAATTGAAACACCTGTAACAGATACACCATTAACTCCAGAGGATATTGAAAAACATGTGAAAGTTCCTGAAGGTGGAAAAATTATTGGAGTAGGTGAAATTCCAAAAGTAAATACTCCAGGAGATAAAGGTACTGTCAAAGTTAAAATTGAACTTCCTAATGGTAAACAAATCGAAGTTGAAGTTCCTGTCAAAGTAACTCCAATTAAAGATATTGTGAAGAAATTGGGGGATCCAATTACAAATGATGATGTTGAAAAACATATTCAAATACCAGAAGGTGGAAAAATCATTAGTATCGGCGATAAGCCATCTACAGATGTACCGGGAGAAAGACCAAGTGTTCCAGTAGTAATCGAATTACCTGGAGGTAAACGAGTAACCGTTAAAGTCCCTGTTATTGTTACTCCAAAAACAACTCCTGTAGTGGTTGAGGTAGGAACACCGATTACAGAGGATATGGTGAAAAAACATGTTGACCTTCCAGAAGGATGGAAGATTACTAAAGTTGGAGAAATTCCAAAAACGAATACACCAGGAGATAAACCATCTGTAACTGTTGAGATTGAGTTACCGGATGGACGTAAAGTGACAGTAGAAGTTCCTGTGAAGGTGACTCCTAAATCTAATCATGGTAATAGTCACGGTAATAATGGTAGTTCAACAACTCATATCGTAACACGTTACCAAGATGGTGATGGTAAAGAAATTTCTCCAGAAGAAAATGGTAGCCATGGACCTAAGACTTTAGAAGGTTATGAATATACTGGCACTAAGACAGATAAAAATGGCAATGTGATTCATATCTATAAGAAAGTAGTTACCCCAACCCGTTCTGAGCAACCAAGCTCTCCAGAGACTCCTACAAGTCCAGAAAAACCAGTAGCTACTCCAGTTCAGACAAGTTCTACAGATTCTAAACAAGTAGCCGTTGAAACAACCGTAGCCAATGACAAGAAGGAATTACCAAATACTGGTACAGAAGATAAGGCTGGTCTAGCTAGTCTTGGACTTCTTGGAATGTTGAGTGCATTCGGACTTGTAGCTCGTAAGAAAAAAGAAGACTAA
- the lysS gene encoding lysine--tRNA ligase produces MSTEHMEELNDQQIVRREKMAALREQGIDPFGKRFERTANSQELKDKYADLDKEQLHDKNETTTIAGRLVTKRGKGKVGFAHLQDREGQIQIYVRKDAVGEENYEIFKKADLGDFLGVEGEVMRTDMGELSIKATHITHLSKALRPLPEKFHGLTDVETIYRKRYLDLISNRESFERFVTRSKIISEIRRYLDQKGFLEVETPVLHNEAGGAAARPFITHHNAQNIDMVLRIATELHLKRLIVGGMERVYEIGRIFRNEGMDATHNPEFTSIEVYQAYADFQDIMDLTEGIIQHAAKAVKGDGPVNYQGTEIKINEPFKRVHMVDAIKEITGVDFWQDMTFEEAKAIAAEKKVPVEKHYTEVGHIINAFFEEFVEETLIQPTFVYGHPVAVSPLAKKNPEDERFTDRFELFIMTKEYGNAFTELNDPIDQLSRFEAQAKAKELGDDEATGIDYDYIEALEYGMPPTGGLGIGIDRLCMLLTDTTTIRDVLLFPTMK; encoded by the coding sequence ATGTCAACAGAACATATGGAAGAACTAAATGACCAGCAGATCGTTCGCCGTGAAAAAATGGCTGCGCTCCGTGAACAAGGAATCGATCCCTTTGGAAAACGTTTTGAACGTACTGCTAACTCTCAAGAATTAAAAGATAAATATGCTGACCTCGATAAAGAACAATTACATGATAAAAACGAAACAACTACTATCGCAGGACGCTTGGTAACTAAACGTGGTAAAGGTAAAGTTGGTTTTGCCCACCTTCAAGATCGCGAGGGTCAAATCCAAATCTACGTTCGTAAAGATGCTGTCGGCGAAGAAAACTACGAAATCTTCAAAAAAGCAGACCTTGGTGACTTCCTTGGTGTCGAAGGCGAAGTGATGCGTACAGATATGGGAGAACTCTCTATCAAGGCGACTCACATTACACACTTGTCTAAGGCACTTCGTCCACTTCCAGAGAAATTCCACGGTTTGACAGACGTTGAAACAATTTACCGTAAACGTTACCTGGACTTGATTTCTAACCGTGAAAGCTTCGAACGCTTTGTCACTCGTTCAAAAATCATCTCTGAAATTCGTCGTTACCTTGACCAAAAAGGCTTCCTTGAAGTGGAAACACCTGTTCTTCACAACGAAGCTGGTGGTGCTGCTGCCCGTCCATTTATCACCCACCACAATGCCCAAAACATTGATATGGTGCTTCGTATCGCAACCGAGCTTCACTTGAAACGCCTTATCGTTGGTGGTATGGAACGTGTCTATGAAATTGGCCGTATCTTCCGTAACGAAGGAATGGATGCTACTCACAACCCTGAGTTCACTTCTATCGAAGTTTACCAAGCTTATGCAGACTTCCAAGATATCATGGACTTGACGGAAGGCATTATCCAACACGCTGCTAAGGCAGTTAAAGGAGATGGTCCAGTTAACTACCAAGGAACTGAAATCAAGATTAACGAACCATTTAAACGTGTTCACATGGTGGATGCTATCAAAGAAATTACTGGTGTAGATTTCTGGCAAGACATGACTTTCGAGGAAGCCAAAGCTATCGCTGCTGAGAAGAAAGTTCCAGTTGAGAAACACTACACTGAAGTTGGTCACATTATCAATGCTTTCTTTGAAGAATTTGTTGAAGAAACCTTGATCCAACCAACCTTTGTCTATGGACATCCAGTCGCTGTATCTCCACTCGCTAAGAAAAATCCTGAGGACGAACGCTTTACAGACCGTTTCGAGCTCTTCATCATGACTAAGGAGTACGGTAATGCCTTTACTGAGTTGAACGACCCAATCGACCAACTTAGCCGTTTTGAAGCCCAAGCTAAAGCTAAAGAACTTGGTGACGATGAAGCAACCGGCATCGACTATGACTACATCGAAGCTCTTGAATATGGTATGCCTCCAACAGGTGGTTTGGGAATCGGTATCGACCGTCTCTGCATGCTCCTCACTGATACAACCACTATCCGTGATGTATTGCTCTTCCCAACAATGAAATAA
- a CDS encoding histidine phosphatase family protein → MKLYFVRHGRTVWNQEGRFQGASGDSPLLPESIDTLKKLGQYLKDIPFDQIYASDLPRAVKSAEIIQSQLQTSCPLESVPNLREWQLGKLEGLKIATLEAIYPQQIKAFRTNLAKFDTQMFGAESLYSTTQRTIQFIKSLKDSPAERILIVGHGANLTASLRTLLGYKEPLLRKDGGLANASLTILETHDFETFTLDTWNDTSYQ, encoded by the coding sequence ATGAAACTCTACTTTGTCCGCCACGGCCGCACCGTCTGGAATCAGGAAGGACGCTTTCAAGGTGCTAGTGGCGATTCTCCCCTACTTCCTGAATCCATTGACACCCTCAAAAAACTCGGCCAGTATCTCAAGGATATTCCTTTTGATCAGATTTATGCAAGTGATTTACCTCGAGCTGTTAAATCTGCTGAAATTATCCAAAGTCAACTCCAGACGTCCTGTCCTTTAGAAAGTGTTCCTAATCTCCGTGAATGGCAGCTGGGGAAATTAGAAGGTTTAAAGATTGCAACCTTGGAAGCTATTTACCCACAACAAATCAAAGCTTTCCGTACGAATCTTGCCAAGTTTGACACTCAAATGTTCGGAGCCGAATCCCTCTATAGCACAACTCAACGGACCATCCAATTTATCAAATCACTCAAAGATAGTCCGGCTGAGCGTATTCTAATTGTCGGTCACGGCGCTAATCTTACTGCTAGTCTTCGTACTCTTCTAGGTTATAAAGAGCCTCTTCTTCGTAAAGACGGCGGTCTAGCAAATGCCAGCCTGACCATCTTAGAAACCCATGATTTTGAAACATTTACTCTCGATACTTGGAATGATACTTCCTATCAATAA
- a CDS encoding aminoacyl-tRNA deacylase, producing MAKKVKIKKTLVEQILSKAGIPHQGIQINALEGELPQGYERDQIFKTLALLGDKTGPIIGIVPITQHLSEKKLAKISGNKKVSMIPQKDLEKTTGYIHGANNPVGIRQKHNYPIFIDKIALDLDQMIVSAGEVGHSIIVAPQDLASFVKADFADILEDSN from the coding sequence ATGGCAAAAAAAGTTAAAATCAAAAAAACATTGGTAGAACAAATTCTGTCTAAAGCAGGTATCCCACATCAGGGGATTCAAATCAATGCCCTAGAAGGAGAACTTCCTCAAGGTTATGAACGAGATCAGATTTTCAAAACCTTGGCGCTTTTGGGAGATAAAACAGGACCGATTATCGGAATTGTCCCTATCACCCAACACTTGTCGGAAAAGAAACTAGCCAAAATTTCTGGCAATAAAAAAGTGAGTATGATTCCACAAAAGGACTTGGAAAAAACAACTGGTTACATTCATGGAGCCAATAATCCTGTCGGCATTCGTCAGAAACACAATTATCCCATTTTTATCGATAAAATTGCTCTAGATTTGGATCAAATGATTGTCTCTGCTGGCGAAGTTGGTCACAGCATTATCGTCGCACCACAAGACTTGGCTAGCTTTGTAAAGGCTGACTTTGCAGATATTTTGGAGGACAGCAATTAA